The Triticum dicoccoides isolate Atlit2015 ecotype Zavitan chromosome 6A, WEW_v2.0, whole genome shotgun sequence genome has a window encoding:
- the LOC119319307 gene encoding polyadenylate-binding protein-interacting protein 4-like has protein sequence MMSRQQQHVPLRTSANGAPHRKLDREGSGRHDSKSHLMRSSSGGFTSAENGGKLGHANPSRDRLVYVMTQIIGHHVDVHVKNGSVISGIFHATNTDKDFGIILKMAQPIKDTSVGGQINTSDVVRKPETMIIPAQELVQVFAKDVTLGGDELPKGPVHDKRKDLMIDSAISRSHFPEERELERWAPDEGDSDCIELEKFDRKGHRSWDQFETNAALFGVKSTFNEDLYTTKLERGPHMRELEKHASRIAREIEGEDTEDLHLAEERGLYLDEDLEHDEEIKYSAVRRDTDTTVKPFTNVPSRPVSIDTKDLPVCSSTMDDKSSSHISGGTHLSATAEYQSNKLLPADANRLDGKRNKDSSGDKDNRILQPENTLTEGGRPLISEDLEGAPSRSRASEPSSSGQGNKSSDGLAQDSTLPSKLPSAPEYANSSQRPGSSIPLTSERVAANSAASAAPGLSPSSSMGSLSSDKSSLNPNAKEFKLNPNAKSFTPLTSPRPHHPPAPDATYYYPNNMGATGPGLPVGMGFPQAYGGQPVVYNAQPGSSPQGYMHPSGQQYGQQMMMGQTRPVYYYAPEMQQQQYRGRNF, from the exons ATGATGAGTCGCCAACAGCAGCATGTACCTCTTAGGACTTCCGCCAACGGAGCCCCCCACCGGAAGCTTGATAGGGAGGGTAGTGGAAGGCATGATAGTAAATCACACCTGATGAGATCTTCATCTGGTGGTTTTACCAGTGCAG AAAATGGAGGCAAACTTGGGCATGCAAACCCTTCACGGGATCGACTAGTCTATGTTATGACACAAATTATCGGGCATCATGTGGATGTGCATGTCAAAAATGGATCTGTTATCTCTGGAATCTTCCATGCAACAAACACCGATAAAGACTTTG GAATTATCTTAAAAATGGCACAGCCGATAAAGGATACTTCTGTGGGAGGACAAATTAATACCTCTGATGTTGTAAGAAAGCCGGAGACTATGATAATACCAGCACAGGAGCTTGTTCAAGTTTTTGCCAAG GACGTAACACTAGGCGGTGATGAACTGCCAAAAGGTCCTGTCCATGACAAAAGGAAAGACTTGATGATAGATTCTGCCATCTCTCGTTCACATTTCCCTGAAGAGAGGGAGCTTGAACGCTGGGCACCAGATGAAGGGGATTCAGACTGCATTGAATTGGAAAAATTTGACAGAAAGGGACATAG GAGCTGGGACCAGTTTGAGACAAATGCAGCTTTGTTTGGGGTAAAGAGTACTTTCAATGAAGATCTTTATACCACAAAGCTTGAGCGAGGTCCTCATATGAGAGAGCTTGAAAAGCATGCTTCAAGGATAGCACGAGAAATAGAGGGTGAAGATACAGAAGATCTTCATCTTGCCGAG GAAAGAGGTTTATACTTGGATGAAGATTTGGAGCATGATGAAGAGATCAAATATTCTGCAGTTCGGAGGGATACTGATACCACAGTTAAACCCTTTACAAATGTCCCAAGCAGGCCAGTTAGCATTGATACCAAGGATTTGCCAGTGTGTTCATCAACAATG GATGACAAATCATCTTCCCATATATCTGGTGGTACTCATTTGTCTGCCACTGCTGAATACCAGTCAAACAAGCTTTTGCCTGCTGACGCCAACAG GTTGGATGGTAAGAGAAATAAAGATAGTAGTGGTGACAAAGACAACAGGATCTTGCAACCTGAGAATACT TTAACTGAAGGGGGCCGGCCGCTGATTTCTGAAG atttggaaggagcaccttcaaGGTCGCGTGCGTCTGAGCCTTCATCTTCTGGCCAAGGAAACAAGTCATCAGATGGTTTGGCACAAGATTCGACTCTACCCAGCAAACTTCCTTCTGCGCCTGAATATGCGAATTCTTCTCAAAGACCTGGCAGTTCTATACCATTAACATCCGAGCGTGTTGCTGCGAACTCAGCTGCGAGTGCTGCTCCAGGCTTATCACCAAGTTCTTCGATGGGATCTCTTAGCTCAGACAAATCAAGTTTGAACCCAAACGCTAAG GAATTCAAATTGAACCCTAATGCTAAGAGTTTCACTCCCTTGACTTCTCCGAGGCCACATCACCCTCCAGCGCCTGATGCAACATACTATTATCCTAATAACATGGGGGCTACTGGACCTGGTTTGCCTGTTGGCATGGGG TTTCCACAGGCGTATGGTGGACAGCCTGTTGTTTACAATGCTCAGCCTGGATCTTCTCCCCAGGGTTACATGCATCCTTCTGGGCAACAG TATGGGCAGCAAATGATGATGGGACAGACCCGCCCTGTCTATTATTATGCACCT GAGATGCAGCAGCAGCAATACAGAGGAAGGAACTTCTAG
- the LOC119319308 gene encoding indole-2-monooxygenase-like yields the protein MAQVLHSLHEHASPQVLVLIVCPLVLLLLIVRFATSTATTRRADKLLDRLPSPPYKLPLIGHLHLVGSLPHISLRNLAEKHGPDVMLLRLGAVPSLVVSSARAAMAVLRTHDHVFASRVQSAMTDILYYGSTDMGFSPYGDYWRQIRKITATHLLSSKKVGSYRLARENEVQDAMARIRTAAARSTAVDLSKLLSSFTTDIVCHAVSGKSFRGGGRNELFRELVETSSKLIGGFNLEDYFPKLARLDVVRRMVCARAERINKKWDDLLDEIIDDHAKNTMLDHEINQDRETDFIDVLLSIQQEYNLTRENVKAVLVDMFIGGTDTSFIVLDCAMAELIQNPEVMTKLQAEVRSMAEGKEMVTEEDLSGMIYLKGVIKETLRLHSPVPLFLPHLSTADCDIEGYTIPSGTRVIINGWALSRDPAYWESAEEFMPERFMENVGSTMIHDFKGSNFHYLPFGTGRRVCPGMNFGMATVEIMLANLMYHFNWDLPAGTVKINMTESFGVTMGRKENLILVPALAQKQV from the exons ATGGCTCAAGTTCTTCACAGCCTCCATGAGCATGCGTCTCCCCAAGTCCTTGTGCTCATCGTATGCCctcttgtcctcctcctcctcatcgttcgGTTTGCCACATCCACGGCAACCACAAGGAGAGCAGACAAGCTGCTCGACAGACTCCCATCGCCTCCCTACAAGCTCCCTCTCATCGGCCACCTCCACCTCGTCGGCTCACTGCCCCACATTTCCCTCCGCAATCTCGCCGAGAAGCATGGCCCCGATGTCATGCTTCTACGCCTTGGCGCCGTCCCCAGCCTCGTTGTGTCGTCCGCTCGTGCAGCCATGGCAGTTCTTCGCACGCACGACCATGTGTTTGCGTCCCGGGTGCAGTCCGCCATGACTGACATCCTCTACTATGGATCAACTGATATGGGCTTCTCCCCATATGGGGATTACTGGCGCCAGATTAGAAAGATCACAGCAACACATCTTCTCAGTTCCAAGAAAGTTGGCTCCTACCGTCTCGCCCGTGAAAACGAG GTACAAGACGCTATGGCGAGGATCCGCACGGCAGCCGCCAGGAGCACTGCAGTGGACCTTAGTAAGCTGCTTAGCTCCTTCACCACTGATATTGTTTGCCATGCTGTGTCGGGCAAGTCCTTCAGAGGCGGCGGTCGAAACGAGTTGTTCCGCGAGCTGGTAGAGACTAGCTCGAAGCTCATAGGTGGGTTCAACCTGGAGGACTACTTCCCCAAGTTGGCAAGGCTGGACGTGGTAAGGAGGATGGTGTGTGCTAGGGCGGAGAGAATAAACAAGAAATGGGATGACTTGCTTGATGAGATCATCGACGACCACGCCAAGAACACGATGTTGGACCATGAAATCAACCAAGACAGAGAGACAGATTTCATCGATGTGTTGCTATCCATTCAACAAGAGTACAACCTCACGAGAGAAAACGTCAAGGCCGTGTTGGTG GACATGTTCATAGGTGGGACGGACACATCATTCATAGTGTTGGATTGTGCAATGGCTGAGCTAATCCAAAATCCAGAGGTGATGACCAAGCTCCAGGCTGAGGTGAGGAGCATGGCAGAGGGGAAGGAAATGGTTACAGAAGAGGATCTAAGTGGCATGATCTACCTCAAGGGTGTTATAAAAGAGACTCTCCGGCTACACAGTCCCGTGCCGCTCTTCTTGCCCCACCTCTCTACGGCCGACTGCGACATAGAGGGATACACCATACCATctggtacccgtgtgatcatcaatGGATGGGCTCTATCAAGGGACCCTGCCTACTGGGAGAGCGCAGAGGAGTTCATGCCCGAGCGCTTCATGGAAAATGTTGGAAGCACAATGATTCATGACTTCAAGGGAAGCAATTTTCATTATTTGCCTTTTGGGACTGGGCGAAGGGTGTGCCCAGGTATGAACTTTGGAATGGCCACTGTTGAGATAATGTTGGCAAACCTCATGTACCACTTCAACTGGGATCTACCTGCAGGAACAGTAAAAATCAATATGACAGAGTCCTTCGGCGTCACAATGGGTCGCAAGGAAAATCTCATTCTTGTCCCAGCACTTGCTCAAAAACAAGTTTAA